In one Streptomyces sp. NBC_00597 genomic region, the following are encoded:
- a CDS encoding EF-hand domain-containing protein, whose translation MTAAVQDIITTKLERTFDTMDANNDGYLDWSDYQKLADRYIQAYKLDKNDRRSRALQTFCQIYWLELLRHAGVDGDRLTKDQFVIANRLAVVDTSRLNVTEGGGHAIFDVIDVDGDNEISKDEFKRFLRDVWKSEAPDAMDMFTKLDTDGDGAISRHEFIRAVREHFLSNDPEAPGSLFFGRV comes from the coding sequence GTGACCGCCGCAGTACAGGACATCATCACCACCAAGCTCGAGCGCACCTTCGACACCATGGACGCCAACAACGACGGCTACCTGGACTGGTCGGACTACCAGAAGCTCGCCGACCGCTACATCCAGGCGTACAAGCTCGACAAGAACGACCGCCGATCCAGGGCTCTGCAGACCTTCTGCCAGATCTACTGGCTGGAGCTGCTGCGCCACGCGGGCGTGGACGGCGACCGGCTGACGAAGGACCAGTTCGTCATCGCCAACCGCCTCGCCGTCGTCGACACCAGCCGCCTCAACGTCACCGAGGGCGGCGGCCACGCCATCTTCGACGTCATCGACGTCGACGGCGACAACGAGATCAGCAAGGACGAGTTCAAGCGCTTCCTGCGGGACGTGTGGAAGAGCGAAGCCCCTGACGCGATGGACATGTTCACGAAGCTGGACACCGACGGTGACGGCGCGATCTCGCGCCACGAGTTCATCCGCGCCGTCCGTGAGCACTTCCTGTCGAACGACCCGGAGGCGCCGGGCAGCCTGTTCTTCGGGCGCGTCTGA
- a CDS encoding SDR family oxidoreductase, producing the protein MSKSSGPTSPAGRAVLITGASSGLGEACALHMSRVGFHTLAGVRRPEDGERLRAAAAGRLTPVIVDVTDEKSVRAAVDEVTGLLGGAGLWGLVNNAGIAVTAPLECVPMEQMRRQLDINVIGQVQMVQGFLPLLRAGTGRIVNVSSGLGNVALPYLGAYAASQFAKEALSDALRRELAPQRIPVVVIQPGAVLTPLWSKMSDTGNRALEGAPEPVRELYRDSFLGFMEANETSARSSSTTVDDVARVVFRALVAERPRTRYTVGRDATGSRVLSRLLPDRALDRVFGGTSALKNLRN; encoded by the coding sequence GTGTCGAAATCGTCGGGTCCGACGTCGCCCGCAGGCCGGGCCGTACTGATCACCGGGGCCTCCTCCGGCCTGGGGGAAGCCTGCGCGCTCCACATGTCCCGGGTCGGCTTCCACACCCTCGCCGGGGTCCGCCGCCCCGAGGACGGGGAACGGCTGCGCGCGGCTGCAGCCGGCCGGCTGACGCCGGTGATCGTCGACGTGACGGACGAGAAGTCGGTCCGGGCGGCCGTGGACGAGGTGACCGGGCTGCTCGGCGGCGCCGGACTGTGGGGGCTGGTCAACAACGCGGGCATCGCGGTCACGGCTCCGCTGGAGTGCGTGCCCATGGAGCAGATGCGCAGGCAGCTCGACATCAACGTGATCGGCCAGGTGCAGATGGTCCAGGGCTTCCTGCCGCTGCTGCGTGCCGGTACCGGGCGGATCGTCAACGTGTCCTCCGGCCTCGGGAACGTCGCCCTTCCCTACCTCGGCGCCTACGCCGCCTCTCAGTTCGCCAAGGAGGCCCTCAGCGACGCACTGCGCCGCGAACTCGCTCCACAGCGCATCCCCGTCGTGGTGATCCAGCCGGGCGCTGTCCTGACCCCCCTCTGGTCCAAGATGTCCGACACGGGCAACCGGGCTCTGGAGGGCGCACCCGAGCCGGTCCGTGAGCTCTACCGCGACTCGTTCCTCGGCTTCATGGAGGCGAACGAGACCTCGGCCCGCAGTAGCAGCACGACCGTCGACGACGTCGCCCGGGTGGTGTTCCGCGCGCTGGTCGCCGAGCGGCCGAGGACCCGGTACACCGTCGGCCGCGACGCCACCGGCAGCCGGGTCCTGTCGAGGCTGCTGCCGGACCGGGCCCTGGACCGAGTCTTCGGCGGGACGTCGGCCCTGAAGAATCTCAGGAACTGA
- a CDS encoding methyltransferase domain-containing protein, translating into MLTQNRHTSGDVGTFYDRHTDVYDHALGGNIHVGYWEDDADDSSMREATDRLTDLVTERLAPTERHHLLDVGCGHGSTAARIVARHAVEITGISVSDYQVDLANSRPLSPDLPGRATFRLADAMENPFEDKTFDGAYAIESLMHMKDKKAALGHIARVLRPGGRLVIAEHSLAGELTGPDAARMADAYAYFKFSLTTDMYGELLREAGLEVVDHTDITENVRRCYGSMISGWRNAADNSSGETSREWAAAADLGHWFFFEVAELRYGLLTAVRP; encoded by the coding sequence ATGCTGACGCAGAACCGCCATACGTCCGGCGACGTGGGGACCTTCTACGACCGTCACACGGACGTGTACGACCACGCCCTCGGCGGCAACATCCACGTCGGCTACTGGGAGGACGACGCGGACGACAGCTCCATGCGGGAGGCGACCGACCGGTTGACGGACCTCGTCACCGAACGCCTCGCTCCGACCGAGCGGCACCACCTGCTCGACGTGGGCTGCGGCCACGGCAGCACCGCGGCGCGCATCGTCGCCCGTCACGCCGTGGAGATCACCGGCATCAGCGTCAGCGACTACCAGGTGGACCTGGCCAACAGCCGTCCCCTGTCCCCGGACCTCCCCGGGCGAGCCACGTTCCGGCTGGCCGACGCCATGGAGAACCCCTTCGAGGACAAGACCTTCGACGGCGCGTACGCCATCGAGTCCCTGATGCACATGAAGGACAAGAAGGCGGCCCTCGGGCACATCGCGCGGGTCCTGCGCCCCGGCGGCCGGCTGGTCATCGCCGAGCACAGCCTCGCGGGCGAGCTCACCGGGCCGGACGCGGCCCGCATGGCCGACGCGTACGCGTACTTCAAGTTCTCGCTGACCACTGACATGTACGGCGAGCTGCTGCGCGAGGCCGGTCTTGAGGTGGTGGACCACACCGATATCACCGAGAACGTCCGGCGTTGCTACGGCAGCATGATCAGCGGCTGGCGGAACGCAGCGGACAACTCCAGCGGCGAGACGTCGCGCGAATGGGCGGCGGCGGCCGACCTGGGCCACTGGTTCTTCTTCGAGGTCGCGGAGCTCCGCTACGGGCTGTTGACCGCGGTCCGCCCCTGA
- a CDS encoding cytochrome P450: MPSPPSRDRCPYRLDGSAADIHGEAGALRALGPAARVELPGGVTAWSVTDPGLVRRLLVHPRVSKDAHQHWPAFVDGALPADWPLRIWVDIRTVQTAYGPDHTRLRHPLVPAFGARRVRALAPWIEETTAVLLDDLAREAALAPDGVVDLRKWFATQLPWRTVTTLVGLPESMHDGFQAVNDMVFTTDLSAEQASDTEAEAARLLAKLIVLKSERPGDDIATALVDAHREGLLDEREVGDNIWMVLGAGYGTTANLLDHAVVNLLTHPEQLALAVSGRVGWDRVVEETLRHQAPVASFMMRFPTEDLHDEPTGLTFERGDALVINYAAVGRDPGVHGQGADLFDVTRPNVRDHLAFSHGPTYCLGAELARLEGRIALSALFSRFPGLGLAVGSDRLAPLPSLIFNGHREIPVRLEGNLHS, from the coding sequence ATGCCCTCCCCGCCCTCCCGCGACCGCTGCCCCTATCGCCTGGACGGCAGCGCCGCGGACATCCACGGCGAAGCCGGGGCGCTGCGCGCGCTGGGTCCGGCCGCCCGGGTCGAACTGCCCGGCGGCGTAACGGCCTGGTCGGTGACCGACCCGGGACTCGTCCGGCGATTACTGGTCCACCCCCGGGTCTCCAAGGACGCCCACCAGCACTGGCCCGCTTTCGTCGACGGCGCCCTCCCCGCCGACTGGCCCCTGCGGATCTGGGTCGACATCCGCACCGTCCAGACCGCGTACGGGCCCGACCACACCCGGTTGCGCCACCCTCTGGTGCCGGCGTTCGGCGCCCGCCGCGTGCGGGCGCTCGCCCCGTGGATCGAGGAGACCACCGCCGTACTCCTCGACGACCTCGCACGGGAGGCGGCCCTCGCTCCCGACGGGGTCGTGGACCTGCGGAAGTGGTTCGCCACGCAGTTGCCGTGGCGGACGGTCACCACGCTGGTCGGACTGCCGGAATCCATGCACGACGGTTTCCAGGCCGTCAACGACATGGTTTTCACCACCGACCTGAGCGCGGAGCAGGCGAGTGACACCGAGGCGGAGGCCGCGCGGCTCCTCGCGAAGCTGATCGTGCTCAAGTCCGAACGGCCCGGCGACGACATCGCCACCGCACTGGTCGACGCGCACCGCGAGGGCTTGCTCGACGAGCGGGAGGTGGGCGACAACATCTGGATGGTGCTCGGCGCCGGTTACGGGACCACGGCGAACCTGCTCGACCACGCCGTGGTCAACCTGCTCACCCACCCGGAACAGCTGGCCCTGGCCGTGTCGGGCCGGGTCGGCTGGGACCGGGTCGTGGAGGAGACGCTGCGCCACCAAGCCCCGGTGGCAAGCTTCATGATGCGCTTCCCCACCGAGGACCTCCACGACGAACCGACGGGGCTGACGTTCGAGCGGGGCGACGCCCTCGTCATCAACTACGCTGCCGTCGGCCGCGATCCCGGAGTCCACGGCCAGGGGGCCGACCTCTTCGACGTCACCCGCCCCAATGTCCGCGATCACCTGGCCTTCAGCCACGGCCCCACCTACTGCCTGGGCGCCGAACTCGCCCGCCTGGAAGGCCGCATCGCACTGTCCGCGCTCTTCTCCCGGTTCCCCGGCCTCGGACTGGCCGTCGGTTCCGACCGCCTTGCCCCGTTGCCCTCCCTCATCTTCAACGGCCACCGGGAGATCCCGGTACGGCTCGAAGGAAACCTCCACAGTTGA
- a CDS encoding CGNR zinc finger domain-containing protein encodes MKFEHDNMVGVHLAVSLVNLESSGSWGSEALERALQEHAIRRSRVTGSAGEKIRVWSRRLRPVFEAASQDERCEMINALLADGAGSVYLTTHDDLRPHLHFAPDGQDVQSRVKAVTAGALAIFTMEAEGERLGVCSLDSCRTAFVDTSRSGRRAYCCARCANTDAVRRHRMKRR; translated from the coding sequence GTGAAGTTTGAACATGACAACATGGTCGGGGTCCACTTGGCCGTGTCGCTGGTGAATCTCGAGTCGAGTGGTTCCTGGGGGTCTGAGGCACTGGAACGGGCACTGCAGGAGCATGCGATCCGGCGTTCGCGTGTCACTGGCTCGGCCGGTGAGAAGATCAGGGTGTGGTCGCGGCGTTTGAGGCCCGTTTTCGAGGCTGCCTCGCAGGACGAACGGTGCGAGATGATCAACGCTCTGCTCGCGGACGGCGCTGGAAGCGTGTACCTGACCACGCACGACGACTTGCGGCCACATCTGCACTTCGCACCGGACGGCCAGGACGTCCAAAGCCGTGTGAAAGCCGTGACCGCGGGAGCTCTGGCCATCTTCACCATGGAGGCCGAGGGGGAACGGCTGGGCGTCTGCTCGCTGGACTCCTGTCGGACCGCCTTCGTCGACACCAGCCGCAGCGGTCGCCGCGCCTACTGCTGCGCGCGCTGTGCCAACACCGATGCGGTCCGTCGCCACCGCATGAAACGGCGCTAG
- a CDS encoding AEC family transporter: MIALTVKALIPVVLLIALGYALKRSMITAEGFWSAAERLSYHVLLPALFLHSLATADTDDLPVAALAGTLVASTVTVAVLIIAFRPMMRLKDDGFTSVFQGSVRFNNYIGVTIAAGLYGTQGIATAAVCNAAIVPTVNILCVLVFARFGSARLRLAGIVKQLVTNPLILACAGGILLQALDLPLPPGIEPALQALGAASMPLGLLCIGAALRFGAARSWAAPILTSSSVKFVLMPAATFLAAQMVGLGSQALIIAVLFQALPTASSSYIMARQLGGDAPLMAGITATQTLLGIAAVPLVLALVSA, translated from the coding sequence GTGATCGCACTGACCGTCAAGGCGCTGATCCCGGTCGTCCTGCTGATCGCGCTGGGCTACGCGCTCAAGCGATCGATGATCACGGCCGAGGGCTTCTGGTCCGCAGCCGAGCGCCTCAGCTATCACGTGCTGCTCCCGGCTCTGTTCCTGCACAGCCTGGCGACGGCCGACACCGACGATCTGCCGGTAGCGGCCCTGGCAGGCACTCTGGTCGCCTCCACGGTGACAGTCGCCGTGCTGATCATCGCCTTCAGGCCCATGATGCGACTGAAAGACGACGGCTTCACCTCTGTCTTCCAGGGCAGCGTCAGGTTCAACAACTACATCGGCGTAACCATCGCCGCCGGCCTGTACGGCACCCAGGGCATCGCCACCGCCGCGGTCTGCAACGCGGCGATCGTGCCCACGGTCAACATCTTGTGCGTGCTGGTCTTCGCGCGGTTCGGGAGCGCACGCCTGCGTCTTGCGGGCATCGTCAAACAGCTCGTGACCAACCCGCTCATCCTCGCCTGCGCGGGAGGCATCCTCCTTCAGGCACTCGATCTGCCCCTGCCGCCGGGCATCGAGCCCGCGCTCCAGGCACTAGGAGCAGCCTCGATGCCGCTGGGGCTCCTGTGCATCGGCGCCGCGCTGCGCTTCGGTGCGGCACGGTCGTGGGCGGCGCCGATCCTCACGTCGTCGTCCGTCAAGTTCGTCCTCATGCCCGCCGCGACCTTCCTGGCGGCTCAGATGGTCGGCCTGGGCTCCCAGGCGCTGATCATCGCCGTGCTCTTCCAGGCTCTGCCCACGGCATCGTCCTCGTACATCATGGCGAGACAACTCGGCGGCGACGCACCGCTGATGGCCGGCATCACCGCGACGCAGACACTTCTTGGGATCGCCGCCGTCCCGCTCGTCCTGGCGCTGGTCTCGGCATAG
- a CDS encoding pyridoxal phosphate-dependent aminotransferase: MARRAAEYRAEGRRVIDLTLGEPDFAPPAHAVLAAQEAAARPLGYTPANGIPELRQAARHALERDRALSYTDAEVAVGCGAKQVIFNALLATLGPGDEVIIPAPYWASYPDMVRLCGAVPVIVACSAESGFRLAPDTLEAAMTERTRWVVLNAPGNPSGATYSHDALTGLAEVLRRRPSAMILSDEIYAHIRYGEGEYFSIAQVAPDLHERILLVDGVSKAYAMTGWRVGWGFGPAELVRRITAVQTQNCTQTATVSQIAAVAALEGPQELLAERCETYRQRRDAALAILRQSRHLDTLEPDGAFYLLPRLAKGDDLTAANSLLEAGCATVPGSAFGAPGHLRLSFATDIAALEEGCRIIFATLNGIPA, translated from the coding sequence ATGGCCCGCCGCGCGGCCGAGTATCGCGCGGAAGGCCGTCGCGTCATCGACCTCACGCTCGGCGAGCCCGACTTCGCCCCGCCTGCGCACGCGGTTCTTGCCGCCCAGGAGGCCGCCGCCCGCCCGTTGGGCTACACCCCTGCCAACGGGATACCGGAACTGCGCCAGGCCGCACGGCACGCGCTGGAACGAGACCGCGCCCTGAGTTACACGGATGCCGAGGTGGCCGTGGGATGCGGTGCCAAACAGGTCATCTTCAACGCGCTCCTCGCCACCCTGGGCCCGGGCGACGAGGTGATCATCCCGGCGCCCTACTGGGCAAGTTACCCGGACATGGTTCGCCTGTGCGGCGCCGTGCCCGTGATCGTTGCCTGCTCGGCCGAATCAGGGTTCAGACTCGCTCCCGACACCCTGGAAGCGGCCATGACCGAACGCACACGCTGGGTCGTGCTCAACGCTCCCGGAAACCCCTCGGGCGCCACCTACAGCCATGACGCCCTGACCGGTCTCGCCGAAGTCCTGCGACGGCGCCCCTCGGCGATGATTCTTTCGGACGAGATCTACGCCCACATCCGCTACGGCGAGGGCGAGTACTTCAGCATCGCGCAGGTCGCACCTGATCTGCACGAGCGGATCCTGCTCGTCGACGGCGTCTCCAAGGCGTACGCGATGACCGGCTGGAGGGTCGGCTGGGGGTTCGGCCCGGCCGAACTTGTCCGTCGTATCACCGCCGTACAGACACAGAACTGCACGCAGACGGCGACCGTCAGCCAGATCGCCGCTGTCGCCGCCCTGGAGGGGCCGCAGGAACTGCTGGCGGAACGGTGTGAAACGTACCGCCAACGGCGCGATGCGGCTCTGGCGATTCTGCGGCAGAGCCGGCACCTGGACACACTGGAACCCGACGGCGCGTTCTACCTCCTTCCGCGCCTTGCGAAGGGCGACGACCTCACGGCAGCGAACTCCCTCCTCGAAGCGGGATGCGCGACCGTCCCGGGCAGCGCCTTCGGTGCGCCAGGCCACCTGCGGCTCTCCTTCGCCACCGACATCGCCGCCCTGGAAGAGGGCTGCCGTATCATCTTCGCCACGCTGAACGGGATTCCGGCGTGA